One genomic region from Conexibacter woesei DSM 14684 encodes:
- a CDS encoding TetR/AcrR family transcriptional regulator has protein sequence MSRTRPSSRLERAARTRRAIVVATAEAVAERGVRGMRVEDVAARAGVSTSLLYYHFDDRLTLLRAALDHANAQAPSGLLRVPHAGTTEFEAVRNALLRELDTVPQIRNNSIVWNEISATAVFEPELREDLRRVTAEWNGWVAEAIAAGVAEGSIRAGLDPADTAELLTSVVEGLSLRWLAGSLELERARVLCRDAIDAILSPA, from the coding sequence ATGAGCAGAACCCGTCCTTCCAGCCGGCTCGAGCGCGCCGCCAGAACGCGCCGGGCGATCGTCGTGGCGACCGCGGAGGCGGTCGCCGAGCGCGGCGTGCGGGGCATGCGCGTGGAGGACGTCGCGGCCCGCGCCGGCGTCTCCACCTCGCTGCTCTACTACCACTTCGACGACCGGCTGACGTTGCTCAGAGCGGCGCTCGACCACGCCAACGCGCAGGCTCCGTCCGGCCTCCTGCGCGTCCCGCACGCCGGCACGACGGAGTTCGAGGCGGTCCGCAACGCGCTGCTGCGCGAGCTCGACACGGTCCCCCAGATCCGCAACAACTCGATCGTCTGGAACGAGATCTCCGCGACGGCCGTGTTCGAGCCGGAGCTGCGCGAGGACCTGCGCCGGGTGACAGCCGAGTGGAACGGCTGGGTCGCCGAGGCGATCGCCGCCGGCGTCGCCGAGGGCTCGATCCGCGCCGGCCTCGATCCGGCCGACACGGCAGAGCTGCTGACGTCGGTGGTCGAAGGGCTCAGCCTCCGCTGGCTCGCGGGCTCGCTCGAACTGGAGCGAGCCCGCGTGCTGTGCCGCGACGCGATCGACGCGATCCTCTCACCGGCCTGA
- a CDS encoding amidohydrolase, which yields MRARFGAALAIAGGLIAAAPATAAAAQPAAADTVLRNGYVRTVDDRDSVRQALAVRDGKIVYVGSDRGARAYVGKRTKVVNLRGKMVMPGLQDAHIHVGLAGVRLAACNLEYAPLTTAQFQQKIQACLDRTRDKEPNGFLSVENWYRQAMVPAGTDATRATLDALDTRRPIVVNSSDGHSDLVNSAALALGGITAQTPDPANGKIVRDAAGEPTGILEDAAARIVSRKIPAPTPADNLEVTRVALDALRRAGVTSVMDQYGTDASAQAYATLRRRGDLTARINLAAGVDASVAARDPRKAVAPAFALRRRWDTGPLAPRAGIRVANIGELAQDGVLQAPAQTASFLEPYFVNAGTEDAPRWVPGRDRGPEPYLAKDKLADVTTLLLRGGISPSIHAIGDRAVRHTLDAFAIARKRVPGSRLPLSISHAESVHPTDLPRFKALGVAPAMAFQWAKPAADSIDAAKNELGPERFARTEPIGSLHRAGARVAAGSDWPVDPLNEFFMLQVGITRENPDGGARYRGRLGSDPLLPRAAAVRAITRNAAWAMQAEQQTGSLEPGKLADLIVLDRNLFRVPAKQIGRTKVLLTMVGGRVVWEAASGR from the coding sequence ATGAGAGCTCGATTTGGGGCCGCGCTGGCGATCGCCGGCGGGCTGATCGCCGCTGCGCCGGCAACGGCCGCGGCGGCGCAGCCGGCGGCGGCGGACACGGTGCTGCGCAACGGATACGTGCGCACCGTGGACGACCGCGACAGCGTCAGACAGGCGCTCGCGGTGCGCGACGGCAAGATCGTCTACGTCGGCAGCGATCGCGGCGCGCGCGCCTACGTCGGCAAGCGCACGAAGGTCGTGAACCTGCGCGGCAAGATGGTGATGCCGGGCCTGCAGGACGCGCACATCCACGTCGGCCTCGCCGGCGTGCGGCTGGCGGCGTGCAACCTCGAGTACGCGCCGCTCACGACCGCGCAGTTTCAGCAGAAGATCCAGGCCTGCCTCGACAGAACGAGAGACAAGGAGCCGAACGGCTTTCTCAGCGTCGAGAACTGGTACCGCCAGGCGATGGTGCCGGCCGGGACCGACGCGACGCGCGCGACGCTCGACGCGCTGGACACCAGACGGCCGATCGTCGTCAACTCCTCCGACGGTCACTCCGACCTCGTCAACAGCGCCGCGCTGGCGCTCGGCGGGATCACCGCGCAGACGCCCGACCCGGCGAACGGCAAGATCGTCCGCGACGCCGCCGGCGAGCCGACCGGCATCCTCGAGGACGCCGCCGCCCGCATCGTCAGCAGAAAGATCCCGGCCCCGACGCCGGCCGACAACCTCGAGGTCACCCGCGTCGCGCTCGACGCGCTGCGCAGAGCGGGCGTCACGTCCGTGATGGACCAGTACGGCACCGACGCGAGCGCGCAGGCGTACGCGACGCTGCGCCGCAGAGGCGACCTGACCGCGCGCATCAACCTCGCGGCCGGCGTCGACGCGTCCGTCGCCGCGAGAGACCCGCGCAAGGCGGTCGCGCCCGCGTTCGCGCTGCGCCGCAGATGGGACACGGGCCCGCTCGCGCCGCGCGCCGGCATCCGCGTCGCGAACATCGGCGAGCTGGCGCAGGACGGCGTCCTGCAGGCGCCGGCGCAGACGGCGTCGTTCTTGGAGCCGTACTTCGTCAACGCCGGCACCGAGGACGCGCCGAGATGGGTGCCGGGCAGAGACCGCGGCCCCGAGCCCTACCTCGCGAAGGACAAGCTCGCCGACGTCACGACGCTGCTGCTGAGAGGCGGGATCAGCCCGTCGATCCACGCGATCGGCGACCGCGCCGTGCGCCACACGCTCGACGCGTTCGCGATCGCGCGCAAGCGCGTGCCGGGCAGCAGACTGCCGCTGTCGATCTCGCACGCGGAGTCGGTCCACCCGACCGACCTGCCGCGCTTCAAGGCGCTCGGCGTCGCACCCGCGATGGCGTTCCAGTGGGCGAAGCCGGCGGCCGACTCGATCGACGCCGCGAAGAACGAGCTCGGCCCCGAGCGCTTCGCGCGGACCGAGCCGATCGGCAGCCTCCACCGCGCCGGCGCGCGCGTCGCGGCCGGCAGCGACTGGCCGGTCGACCCGCTCAACGAGTTCTTCATGCTCCAGGTCGGCATCACGCGCGAGAACCCGGACGGCGGCGCGAGATACCGCGGCCGGCTCGGCAGCGACCCGCTGCTGCCGCGCGCCGCAGCGGTCAGAGCGATCACGCGCAACGCCGCGTGGGCGATGCAGGCCGAGCAGCAGACCGGCTCGCTGGAGCCGGGCAAGCTCGCCGACCTGATCGTGCTCGACCGCAACCTCTTCCGCGTGCCGGCGAAGCAGATCGGCAGAACGAAGGTGCTGCTGACGATGGTCGGCGGCAGAGTCGTGTGGGAGGCCGCTTCAGGCCGGTGA
- a CDS encoding GH1 family beta-glucosidase, with product MSTIEFPGGFLWGAATAAYQIEGAAQEGGRTPSIWDVFARTPGKVHHGDTGDVACDHYHRWEQDLDLVASLGLGAYRLSLAWPRLQPNGRGPLTQHVVDHYRRVLDGLRERDVVPMVTLYHWDLPQDLQEEGGWAVRSTAERFGEYAAQVAAALGDEVPFWVTLNEPYCSSFLGYLEGRHAPGVQSMAAAVAASHHLLLGHARALAALRAADVTGEVGITLNLSSAWPASDDPAAVAAARRVDGRENRWFLDPVFRGSYPQDMVELQRAETDMAFVLDGDLEAISAPLDFAGINYYERHFVSPHPDDPRGWVKQPDAGPLTAGGIGIHPDGLREVLVRVATDYTDVPLYVTENGAAFDDYVDPEGGVDDEERVAFLDGHLRAVRQAIEQGADVRGYFVWSLLDNFEWALGYSKRFGIVYVDYRTQERIPKRSARWYAGVARANAVGEEDALTTLP from the coding sequence TTGAGCACGATCGAATTCCCCGGCGGCTTTCTGTGGGGCGCGGCGACCGCGGCGTACCAGATCGAGGGCGCCGCGCAGGAGGGCGGGCGCACGCCGTCGATCTGGGACGTCTTCGCGCGGACGCCCGGGAAGGTCCACCACGGCGACACCGGCGACGTCGCCTGCGACCACTACCACCGCTGGGAGCAGGACCTCGACCTCGTCGCCTCGCTCGGGCTCGGCGCCTACCGGCTGTCGCTCGCGTGGCCGCGGCTGCAGCCCAACGGCCGCGGGCCGCTGACCCAGCACGTCGTCGACCACTACCGCCGCGTGCTCGACGGGCTGCGCGAGCGCGACGTTGTGCCGATGGTGACGCTCTACCACTGGGACCTGCCGCAGGACCTCCAGGAGGAGGGCGGCTGGGCGGTCCGCTCGACGGCGGAGCGGTTCGGCGAGTACGCCGCGCAGGTCGCGGCCGCGCTCGGCGACGAGGTGCCGTTCTGGGTGACGCTGAACGAGCCGTACTGCTCATCGTTCCTCGGCTACCTGGAGGGCCGCCACGCGCCCGGCGTGCAGAGCATGGCGGCGGCGGTCGCGGCGTCCCACCACCTGCTGCTCGGTCACGCCCGGGCGCTCGCCGCCCTGCGCGCGGCGGACGTCACGGGCGAGGTCGGCATCACGCTCAACCTCTCCTCGGCGTGGCCGGCGAGCGACGACCCGGCGGCGGTCGCGGCGGCGAGACGCGTCGACGGGCGCGAGAACCGCTGGTTCCTCGACCCGGTCTTCCGCGGCAGTTACCCGCAGGACATGGTCGAGCTGCAGCGCGCCGAGACGGACATGGCGTTTGTCCTCGACGGCGACCTGGAGGCGATCTCGGCGCCGCTCGACTTCGCTGGGATCAACTACTACGAGCGCCACTTCGTCAGCCCGCACCCGGACGATCCGCGTGGCTGGGTGAAGCAGCCGGACGCCGGGCCGCTGACGGCCGGCGGGATCGGCATCCACCCGGACGGCCTGCGCGAGGTGCTCGTGCGCGTCGCGACCGACTACACCGACGTGCCGCTGTACGTGACCGAGAACGGCGCCGCGTTCGACGACTACGTCGACCCGGAGGGCGGCGTCGACGACGAGGAGCGGGTCGCGTTCCTCGACGGCCACCTGCGCGCGGTGCGGCAGGCGATCGAGCAGGGCGCCGACGTGCGCGGCTACTTCGTCTGGTCGCTGCTGGACAACTTCGAGTGGGCGCTCGGCTACTCCAAGCGGTTCGGGATCGTTTACGTCGACTACCGCACGCAGGAGCGGATCCCGAAGCGGAGCGCGCGCTGGTACGCGGGCGTCGCGCGGGCCAACGCGGTCGGCGAGGAGGACGCGCTGACAACCCTCCCGTAA
- a CDS encoding sugar ABC transporter permease, which produces MSAVETSATAPPPAGGPGGEQLPPTLRDRLGAARNADWGPVPVIVGLAVIWIVFQLLNENFLTARNLSNLVLQVGVVGMLSLGVVLVLLIGEIDLSLGTLAGMCAALLAVLLTNEGWPVWAAIAAAIAVGAAAGLLQGGISVLVGVPSFVVTLGGFLAWQGVQLTLLGNAGELRVEDEFVRGIANSYVPSWLAWLLLAVAVAGWWADVALRRRARARLRLSVRALGRDVAACATPAVVGAVIVAYLDGYFGVPWLLVLLGGITIALGAVTTRTQLGRHLFAIGGDREAARRAGVRVDQIRVLVFAVAAALAAVAGTIAVSRQFAVSTGTGGGTLLLEAIAAAVIGGASLFGGQGRVYQALLGALVIASVENGLDLLGKPSSTKDIATGAILVAAVSIDAISRRRRAARGA; this is translated from the coding sequence ATGAGCGCGGTCGAGACGTCCGCGACCGCGCCGCCGCCGGCCGGCGGACCCGGCGGCGAGCAGCTGCCGCCGACCCTGCGCGACCGCCTCGGCGCGGCCCGCAACGCCGACTGGGGACCGGTCCCGGTGATCGTCGGCCTCGCCGTGATCTGGATCGTCTTCCAGCTGCTGAACGAGAACTTCCTGACCGCCCGCAACCTCTCCAACCTCGTGCTGCAGGTCGGCGTCGTGGGGATGCTGTCGCTCGGCGTCGTGCTGGTGCTGCTGATCGGCGAGATCGACCTCTCGCTCGGCACGCTCGCCGGCATGTGCGCGGCGCTGCTGGCGGTGCTGCTGACGAACGAGGGCTGGCCGGTGTGGGCGGCGATCGCCGCCGCGATCGCCGTCGGCGCGGCGGCCGGGTTGCTGCAGGGCGGCATCTCGGTGCTCGTCGGCGTGCCGTCGTTCGTCGTCACGCTCGGCGGCTTCCTCGCCTGGCAGGGCGTCCAGCTGACGCTGCTGGGCAACGCCGGCGAGCTGCGCGTCGAGGACGAGTTCGTGCGCGGGATCGCCAACAGCTACGTGCCGAGCTGGCTCGCGTGGCTGCTGCTGGCGGTCGCCGTCGCGGGCTGGTGGGCCGACGTCGCGCTGCGGCGCCGCGCCCGCGCGCGGCTGAGACTGTCGGTCCGCGCGCTCGGCCGCGACGTCGCCGCGTGCGCGACGCCGGCCGTCGTCGGCGCGGTGATCGTCGCGTACCTCGACGGCTACTTCGGCGTGCCGTGGCTGCTCGTGCTGCTCGGCGGGATCACGATCGCGCTCGGCGCGGTCACGACCCGCACGCAGCTCGGCCGTCACCTGTTCGCGATCGGCGGCGACCGTGAGGCGGCGCGCCGCGCCGGTGTGCGCGTCGACCAGATCCGCGTGCTCGTCTTCGCGGTCGCGGCGGCACTCGCCGCCGTCGCCGGCACGATCGCCGTCTCGCGCCAGTTCGCGGTGTCGACGGGGACGGGCGGCGGGACGCTGCTGCTGGAGGCGATCGCGGCGGCCGTGATCGGCGGCGCGAGCCTCTTCGGCGGCCAGGGGCGCGTCTACCAGGCGCTGCTCGGCGCGCTGGTGATCGCCAGCGTGGAGAACGGACTCGACCTGCTCGGCAAGCCGTCGAGCACCAAGGACATCGCCACGGGGGCCATCCTCGTGGCGGCGGTGAGCATCGATGCGATCAGCCGGCGCCGTCGCGCCGCGCGAGGCGCGTGA
- a CDS encoding ATP-binding cassette domain-containing protein has translation MSGPMTGEPLLRLEGVRKSFGAVHALAGVDLAVHRGEVLALVGDNGAGKSTLVKSIAGAHAADAGRFVFEGEEVRIGSPQAAAALGIATVYQDLAICDNLDVVANLFLGREQLRRPLAGRLRRLSEAQMEHRTQQVLGELSVRLSDVRRPVSGLSGGQRQAVAVARAVLWGSKLVLLDEPTAALGVEQTDMVLGLVRSLRDRGLAVIVISHNLSDVFRVADRIAVLRLGRNAGTFVRSETEPDTVVAAITGGRTLSGARA, from the coding sequence ATGTCCGGCCCCATGACCGGCGAGCCGCTGCTGCGGCTCGAAGGCGTGCGCAAGTCGTTCGGCGCGGTCCACGCCCTCGCGGGCGTGGACCTCGCGGTCCACCGCGGCGAGGTGCTCGCCCTGGTGGGCGACAACGGCGCCGGCAAGTCGACGCTCGTGAAGTCGATCGCGGGCGCGCACGCGGCCGACGCCGGGCGCTTCGTGTTCGAGGGCGAGGAGGTGCGGATCGGCAGCCCCCAGGCTGCCGCCGCGCTCGGCATCGCGACCGTCTACCAGGACCTCGCGATCTGCGACAACCTCGACGTCGTCGCGAATCTGTTCCTCGGCCGCGAGCAGCTGCGGCGGCCGCTCGCGGGGCGGCTGCGGCGGCTGAGCGAGGCGCAGATGGAGCACCGCACGCAGCAGGTGCTGGGCGAGCTGTCGGTCCGCCTCAGCGACGTGCGCCGCCCCGTCTCCGGGCTCTCGGGCGGCCAGCGCCAGGCGGTCGCCGTCGCGCGTGCCGTGCTGTGGGGGTCGAAGCTCGTGCTGCTCGACGAGCCGACCGCCGCGCTCGGCGTCGAGCAGACCGACATGGTGCTCGGGCTCGTGCGCTCGCTGCGCGACCGCGGCCTCGCCGTGATCGTGATCTCGCACAACCTCTCCGACGTCTTCCGCGTCGCCGACCGGATCGCGGTCCTGCGGCTCGGCCGCAACGCCGGCACGTTCGTGCGCTCCGAGACCGAGCCGGACACCGTCGTCGCCGCGATCACCGGCGGGCGCACGCTGTCCGGAGCGCGAGCATGA
- a CDS encoding sugar ABC transporter substrate-binding protein: MVRHLRTVVALLAATALVGGLAACGSSDDGGGGGTTASGGGSGAGEDLTIAFLMPCSTCADRFENQDKPLFEAAVKEIAPGAKVIANNAEGDSARQVTQTESAITNGADVIVVSPLDEAAGAAIADKAEQARIPVVSYDGLLTDGTVDFYVSFDNERVGELQGEYLARELRDGASIAFINGDQSIAPGRQFKAGAHRALDPLIESGRLRLAYEGDAQQFDPQKGRTLMEQALTRLNDRVDGVIAANDGLAGGVVNALEPRNLTGKVLVTGQDATDAGLQRILLGQQTMSVYKAIKQEAEAAAEVAVALGEGDAEKVRSMATSTTDNGAGDVPSILLEPVVVTQDNIVDTVFADGFTTEERVCTGKAAARCPAP, translated from the coding sequence ATGGTGAGACACCTGCGAACGGTCGTTGCGCTGCTCGCGGCGACCGCGCTGGTGGGCGGCTTGGCCGCCTGCGGGTCGAGCGACGACGGCGGCGGTGGCGGGACGACGGCCAGCGGCGGAGGAAGCGGCGCGGGCGAGGACCTGACGATCGCGTTCCTGATGCCGTGCTCGACCTGCGCCGATCGCTTCGAGAACCAGGACAAGCCGCTGTTCGAGGCGGCCGTGAAGGAGATCGCCCCGGGCGCGAAGGTGATCGCGAACAACGCCGAGGGCGACTCCGCGCGGCAGGTCACGCAGACCGAGTCGGCGATCACCAACGGCGCCGACGTGATCGTCGTCTCGCCGCTCGACGAGGCGGCGGGCGCCGCGATCGCCGACAAGGCCGAGCAGGCGAGAATCCCCGTCGTCTCCTACGACGGCCTGCTGACCGACGGCACGGTCGACTTCTACGTCTCGTTCGACAACGAGCGTGTCGGCGAGCTGCAGGGCGAGTACCTCGCGAGAGAGCTGAGAGACGGCGCGTCGATCGCGTTCATCAACGGCGACCAGTCGATCGCGCCCGGCCGCCAGTTCAAGGCCGGCGCGCACAGAGCGCTCGACCCGCTGATCGAGTCGGGCAGACTGAGACTCGCCTACGAGGGCGACGCGCAGCAGTTCGACCCGCAGAAGGGCCGCACGCTGATGGAGCAGGCGCTGACGCGCCTGAACGACAGAGTCGACGGCGTGATCGCCGCCAACGACGGCCTCGCCGGCGGCGTCGTCAACGCGCTGGAGCCGCGCAACCTGACCGGCAAGGTGCTCGTCACCGGCCAGGACGCGACCGACGCGGGCCTCCAGCGGATCCTGCTCGGCCAGCAGACGATGTCGGTCTACAAGGCGATCAAGCAGGAGGCGGAGGCCGCTGCGGAGGTCGCCGTCGCGCTCGGCGAGGGCGACGCCGAGAAGGTCAGATCGATGGCGACCTCGACGACCGACAACGGCGCCGGCGACGTCCCGTCGATCCTGCTGGAGCCGGTCGTCGTGACGCAGGACAACATCGTCGACACCGTCTTCGCCGACGGCTTCACGACGGAGGAGAGAGTCTGCACCGGCAAGGCGGCGGCGAGATGTCCGGCCCCATGA
- a CDS encoding ROK family transcriptional regulator, with protein MSITRRTTRDVRLGNRASVLYTLRREGPISRQDIAVRAGVSAATANNVVGQLLEEGVLGEAGQMPSNGGRPASLTGINPGYGAVVGVDLGETAVRLELFDLALQRTLLVDTPVRAGEQGAEAIAELIAAGVERLLSESGVARERLLGLGVGVPGIVEDSGTSLVHAPSMGWEGAPLAALLEQRTGLPATVSNGAKALGTAEAWFGAAGEGQDVVVCLIGTGVGASLLQQGTLYRGASASAGEWGHTTIVLDGDTCRCGAHGCLEAYVGAPAIVRRWAAVSGEATAGLGEEEVIEQLAVAAEAGGEQALEVLRETARYLGAGVSDLVNLVNPDRIVIGGWVGLRLGPLLLPLVREQARRRALGPPFERLTLDLCHLGPDAVALGAATMIVDRFFAAGGQRETV; from the coding sequence ATGTCGATCACCCGCCGGACAACCCGCGACGTGCGCCTCGGAAACCGCGCGAGCGTGCTCTACACGCTGCGTCGCGAGGGGCCGATCAGCCGCCAGGACATCGCCGTCCGGGCGGGCGTCAGCGCGGCGACCGCGAACAACGTCGTCGGGCAGCTGCTGGAGGAGGGCGTGCTCGGCGAAGCCGGGCAGATGCCGTCCAACGGCGGTCGTCCGGCGTCGCTGACCGGGATCAACCCGGGCTACGGCGCGGTCGTCGGCGTCGACCTGGGGGAGACGGCGGTCCGGCTGGAGCTGTTCGACCTCGCGCTGCAGCGCACCCTGCTCGTCGACACGCCGGTGCGAGCCGGCGAGCAGGGCGCCGAGGCGATCGCGGAGCTGATCGCCGCCGGCGTCGAGCGCCTGCTGTCCGAGTCCGGGGTGGCGCGCGAGCGCCTGCTCGGGCTCGGCGTCGGCGTCCCCGGCATCGTCGAGGACAGCGGCACGTCGCTCGTCCACGCCCCGAGCATGGGGTGGGAGGGCGCGCCGCTGGCGGCGTTGTTGGAGCAGCGCACCGGCCTGCCGGCGACGGTCAGCAACGGGGCGAAGGCGCTCGGGACGGCGGAGGCGTGGTTCGGCGCCGCCGGCGAGGGTCAGGACGTCGTCGTCTGCCTGATCGGGACCGGCGTCGGCGCGTCGCTGTTGCAGCAGGGGACGCTCTACCGCGGCGCGAGCGCGAGCGCGGGCGAGTGGGGGCACACGACGATCGTGCTCGACGGCGACACGTGCCGCTGCGGCGCGCACGGCTGCCTCGAGGCGTACGTCGGTGCGCCCGCGATCGTCCGCCGCTGGGCGGCGGTGAGCGGGGAGGCGACGGCCGGGCTCGGCGAGGAGGAGGTGATCGAGCAGCTGGCGGTCGCGGCCGAGGCGGGCGGCGAGCAGGCGCTGGAGGTGCTGCGCGAGACCGCGCGCTACCTCGGGGCGGGCGTCAGCGACCTCGTCAACCTCGTCAACCCCGATCGGATCGTGATCGGCGGCTGGGTCGGGCTGCGGCTCGGGCCGCTGCTGCTCCCGCTCGTGCGGGAGCAGGCGAGGAGGCGTGCGCTGGGGCCGCCGTTCGAGCGGCTGACGCTCGACCTCTGCCACCTCGGGCCGGACGCGGTCGCGCTCGGAGCGGCGACGATGATCGTCGATCGCTTCTTCGCGGCCGGTGGACAGCGGGAGACAGTGTGA
- a CDS encoding RICIN domain-containing protein, translating into MSSRPRSAWRSVVLAAGAAMALAVVPSSALAVGETLNVWQTGGSGSSGLTPQTDVRLGSPARGTYNVEVDDSKVTQTVDGGFGASFTDSSAYLLMRLKASNPSGYSTLMNKIFGTAAADGIGLRFWRVPMTSSDFTAARSHWTSRDSSGSPFALSAQDTGRIIPVIRDALAINPNLRIMASPWSAPGWMKSNGSMICNTGSGNSTLLPAHYQDWADYFVSWIRAYESNGIPIWGVSAQNEPGYCPNNYPGMTWTPAAEGAWVANYLRPSLTRAGLSKQILGFDHNWEFFANPLALMNGSAASFDGLAWHCYDNPSDPAAMTKLRNLFPTKSVYETECSSDTTPTDIIRYGTADMTLKSVQNWAQGVITWNLALDQTGGPQLGGCVGCVGLITIDSATSAVTLRNNYFQLGQISKFVAPGARHIASTVDAHGIVTAAFKNPDGQEVLVAHNTNATSTSFTVSWNGRGSFNYTLPSRGTVTFRGTVPAATSLPATPAAGRTFKFVSRTSGKPFGVSGASTANGARVVQWLDNSDWDQQWRLVDAGGGYWNLINRNSGLGLDNGGTSTDGVQMQQWAVVGTGNFNQQWQITAASSGYYRIVNRTSGKSLDVRDGSLAEDAAIQQWTTYSGEPNQEFQLVPTS; encoded by the coding sequence GTGTCCAGCAGGCCCAGGAGCGCCTGGCGCTCAGTCGTGCTCGCAGCCGGTGCCGCGATGGCGCTGGCGGTCGTCCCGTCGTCCGCGCTGGCGGTCGGCGAGACGCTCAACGTCTGGCAGACCGGCGGCAGCGGATCGAGCGGCTTGACGCCGCAGACCGACGTCAGACTCGGCAGTCCCGCGCGCGGGACGTACAACGTCGAGGTCGACGACAGCAAGGTGACGCAGACGGTCGACGGCGGCTTCGGCGCCTCCTTCACCGACTCCTCCGCGTACCTGCTGATGAGACTGAAGGCGTCGAACCCGAGCGGCTACTCGACGCTGATGAACAAGATCTTCGGGACGGCCGCCGCGGACGGCATCGGGCTGCGCTTCTGGCGCGTGCCGATGACCTCCTCGGACTTCACGGCCGCGAGATCGCACTGGACCTCGCGCGACAGCTCCGGCTCGCCGTTCGCGCTCAGCGCGCAGGACACCGGCCGCATCATCCCGGTGATCAGAGACGCGCTCGCGATCAACCCGAACCTGCGGATCATGGCGAGCCCGTGGAGCGCGCCCGGCTGGATGAAGTCCAACGGCTCGATGATCTGCAACACCGGCTCGGGCAACAGCACGCTGCTGCCGGCGCACTACCAGGACTGGGCGGACTACTTCGTCAGCTGGATCAGAGCGTACGAGTCCAACGGGATCCCGATCTGGGGCGTCAGCGCGCAGAACGAGCCCGGCTACTGCCCGAACAACTACCCCGGCATGACGTGGACGCCGGCGGCCGAGGGCGCCTGGGTCGCCAACTACCTGCGCCCGTCGCTGACGAGAGCGGGCCTCAGCAAGCAGATCCTCGGCTTCGACCACAACTGGGAGTTCTTCGCCAATCCGCTCGCGCTGATGAACGGCAGCGCGGCGAGCTTCGACGGACTCGCGTGGCACTGCTACGACAACCCCAGCGACCCGGCCGCGATGACGAAGCTGCGGAACCTGTTCCCGACCAAGAGCGTCTACGAGACCGAGTGCTCGTCGGACACGACCCCGACGGACATCATCAGATACGGCACGGCCGACATGACGCTGAAGTCGGTGCAGAACTGGGCGCAGGGCGTGATCACCTGGAACCTCGCGCTCGACCAGACGGGCGGCCCGCAGCTCGGCGGCTGCGTCGGCTGCGTCGGGCTGATCACGATCGACTCCGCGACGAGCGCGGTGACGCTGCGCAACAACTACTTCCAGCTCGGTCAGATCTCGAAGTTCGTCGCGCCCGGCGCGAGACACATCGCATCGACCGTCGACGCGCACGGGATCGTCACCGCCGCGTTCAAGAACCCCGACGGCCAGGAGGTGCTCGTCGCCCACAACACGAACGCGACGTCGACCTCGTTCACCGTCAGCTGGAACGGCAGAGGCTCGTTCAACTACACGCTCCCGTCGCGCGGCACGGTGACCTTCCGCGGCACGGTGCCGGCGGCGACCTCGCTGCCGGCGACGCCCGCCGCGGGGCGGACGTTCAAGTTCGTCAGCCGCACGAGCGGCAAGCCGTTCGGCGTCTCCGGCGCCTCGACGGCGAACGGCGCGAGAGTCGTCCAGTGGCTCGACAACAGCGACTGGGACCAGCAGTGGAGACTCGTCGACGCCGGCGGCGGCTACTGGAACCTGATCAACCGCAACAGCGGCCTCGGGCTCGACAACGGCGGCACCTCGACCGACGGCGTGCAGATGCAGCAGTGGGCGGTCGTCGGGACCGGCAACTTCAACCAGCAGTGGCAGATCACGGCGGCCAGCTCCGGCTATTACCGGATCGTCAACCGCACGAGCGGCAAGTCGCTCGACGTCAGAGACGGCAGCCTCGCCGAGGACGCCGCGATCCAGCAGTGGACGACGTACAGCGGTGAGCCCAACCAGGAGTTCCAGCTCGTCCCGACGAGCTGA